CTCTGTGGGCACGCAGTCGGTCACACCAGATACAAAGGACGCGGGGCGAAAACAAGCGTCCTATTTGATCCCTGAAAAGGGGGACTTATATCGCAATGAACAGAAGCGCAAAAATTCTAGCGTTGGTTATTTCCGCACTCATGCTTCTCGCGTCTACCGGCTGCAACAAGCTCAGGGCGCGCGATCAGCTCAACAAGGGCGTTCAAGCGTACAAGAATGCCAGGTATGAAGACGCCATCGAAAAGTTCAAGAATGCGGTCGCTCTCGATGACTCCCTCATCAATGCGCGTCTCTATCTTGCGACTGCCTACGCGAACCAGTACATCCCCGGTGCCGATACCCCCGAGAATAATCGCAACGCCGAGCAGGCTATTCAGGAGTTCAAGAACGTTCTCCAGAAGGATCCTCAGAACATCACTAGCCTGAAGGGTATCGCCTCTCTCTACTTCCAGATGAAGAAGTTCGAAGAGGCCAAGGAATACAACCGCAAGGTCATCGCCGCCGATCCGAACGACCCCGAGTCTTATTACTCCATCGCCGTGATCAACTGGACGGAGACCTACCAGCCGCGCATGGAAGAGCGCAACAAGCTCGGTCTGAAGCCGGAAGATCCGATCAAGGACAAAAAAGTCTGTGAGGCTCTGAAGGAAAAGAACGAAGCCAAGGTTCAGGAAGGC
The genomic region above belongs to Terriglobales bacterium and contains:
- a CDS encoding tetratricopeptide repeat protein — translated: MNRSAKILALVISALMLLASTGCNKLRARDQLNKGVQAYKNARYEDAIEKFKNAVALDDSLINARLYLATAYANQYIPGADTPENNRNAEQAIQEFKNVLQKDPQNITSLKGIASLYFQMKKFEEAKEYNRKVIAADPNDPESYYSIAVINWTETYQPRMEERNKLGLKPEDPIKDKKVCEALKEKNEAKVQEGMDMLEKALKLREDYDDAMAYYNLLWREKADIECGDPAAREADLKKADEWVDQTLAAKKRKADKAAAAAGGGITMEQK